From a single Alloactinosynnema sp. L-07 genomic region:
- a CDS encoding pyruvate, phosphate dikinase has translation MGAAPFGKWVHPVSAEAEEDVSALGGKGSGLVLLRRLGLPVPPAFVVGTEACRIFLRDGRFPDGLDDELDAAIAVLEADTGRRFGGTDRPLVVSVRSGGSVSMPGMMSTVLDLGLTDATTAALAAETGDRRFALDSRQRLLTSFASAVHGLGAEELAAAARRGARAPESPEANAAAALADVEAFLLERTGDRVPDDARDQLDVAVRSVFRSWNTPRARTYRTLHGIPDDLGTAVVVQAMVFGNRDDRSGSGVAFSRDPNTGARTPFGEVLFARQGEDVVSGTSATEPLGELAEREPEVWAGLLDAMGRIEEHYRDSCYVEFTFESGRLWLLQVRRGRFTGGAATRVAVDLVDESVITRDEALLRVSPQDLRALHTPRVDTAAGAVVLTRGLGACPGVAVGRLATTADKAVRMAADGPVVLVRPHTSPADIHGLAAAAGVVTAHGGPASHAAVVARSMAKPAVVGAADLTVDAAEGQVRVGARTLTDGDTITIDGGSGEVVLGESPVTTATADPRLHRLLDWADEVSGRTAGTEQDRLEAAHAVLRPDA, from the coding sequence GTGGGCGCAGCCCCGTTCGGGAAGTGGGTTCACCCGGTCTCCGCCGAGGCGGAGGAAGACGTCAGCGCGCTTGGCGGCAAGGGCAGCGGTCTGGTCCTGTTGCGTCGCCTCGGGTTGCCGGTGCCGCCCGCGTTCGTCGTCGGCACCGAGGCGTGTCGGATCTTCCTTCGCGACGGGCGGTTCCCCGACGGCCTCGACGACGAGCTCGACGCCGCGATCGCGGTCCTGGAGGCCGACACCGGCAGGCGATTCGGCGGGACCGATCGGCCGCTGGTCGTGTCGGTCCGCTCCGGCGGCAGCGTGTCGATGCCGGGCATGATGAGCACAGTGCTCGACCTCGGGCTCACCGACGCCACCACCGCGGCGCTGGCCGCCGAGACCGGTGACCGCCGCTTCGCCCTCGACTCCCGCCAGCGGTTGCTGACCAGCTTCGCCTCGGCCGTGCACGGGCTCGGCGCCGAGGAACTGGCCGCCGCCGCGCGCCGGGGCGCCAGGGCGCCGGAGAGCCCGGAGGCCAACGCCGCCGCCGCGTTGGCCGACGTCGAGGCGTTCCTGCTCGAACGGACCGGCGACCGGGTCCCTGATGACGCCCGAGATCAGTTGGACGTGGCCGTGCGGTCGGTGTTCCGGTCGTGGAACACGCCGCGCGCCCGGACGTACCGCACCCTGCACGGCATCCCGGACGACCTCGGCACGGCCGTGGTGGTGCAGGCGATGGTGTTCGGCAACCGCGACGACCGCAGCGGCAGCGGCGTCGCGTTCAGCCGCGACCCCAACACCGGCGCGCGCACCCCGTTCGGCGAGGTGCTGTTCGCGCGCCAGGGCGAGGATGTCGTGTCCGGGACGTCGGCGACCGAACCGCTCGGCGAGCTCGCCGAACGGGAGCCGGAGGTCTGGGCCGGGCTCCTGGACGCGATGGGCCGCATCGAGGAGCACTACCGCGACTCGTGCTACGTGGAGTTCACCTTCGAGAGCGGCCGACTGTGGCTGCTGCAGGTCCGGCGCGGCCGCTTCACCGGGGGCGCCGCGACGCGGGTCGCGGTGGACCTGGTCGACGAGTCGGTCATCACCCGCGACGAGGCGCTGCTGCGGGTCTCGCCGCAAGACCTGCGCGCCCTCCACACTCCGCGCGTGGACACCGCGGCCGGGGCCGTCGTGCTCACCCGAGGCCTGGGTGCCTGCCCGGGCGTCGCGGTCGGGCGCCTGGCCACCACCGCGGACAAGGCCGTACGCATGGCGGCGGACGGCCCGGTCGTGCTGGTGCGTCCGCACACCTCGCCCGCGGACATCCATGGCCTCGCCGCGGCCGCTGGCGTGGTCACCGCCCACGGCGGCCCGGCCAGCCACGCCGCGGTCGTCGCGCGTTCCATGGCCAAACCCGCGGTCGTGGGCGCCGCCGACCTCACGGTGGACGCCGCCGAGGGCCAGGTCCGCGTCGGCGCCCGCACCCTCACTGACGGCGACACCATCACCATCGACGGCGGCAGCGGCGAGGTCGTCCTCGGTGAGTCTCCGGTCACCACCGCGACCGCCGACCCCCGGCTGCACCGCCTGCTCGACTGGGCCGACGAGGTGTCCGGCCGCACGGCGGGCACCGAACAGGACCGCCTGGAAGCCGCCCACGCCGTGCTGCGCCCCGACGCCTGA